Proteins encoded together in one Planctomyces sp. SH-PL14 window:
- a CDS encoding GrpB family protein — protein MPPESRYTFTDYSPDWPSAFERESARLRSLLADELVEIHHFGSTSVPGLAAKPIIDILPLVRRLAAVDELTPKLQATGYRAWGEYGLPGRRFFTRDHEGFRSHNIHIYETGSPGVERHLAFSAYLRHHEAARQEYEALKREVYARHPADIVAYNDGKDALIKRLEVVAVEWWRRRSR, from the coding sequence GTGCCCCCCGAAAGCCGCTACACCTTCACCGACTACTCCCCCGACTGGCCATCCGCCTTCGAGCGGGAGTCCGCGCGCCTCCGCTCGCTCCTGGCGGACGAGCTCGTCGAAATCCACCACTTCGGCAGCACCTCCGTCCCCGGCCTCGCCGCCAAGCCCATCATCGACATCCTCCCCCTCGTCCGCCGCCTCGCCGCCGTCGACGAACTGACCCCCAAGCTCCAGGCCACCGGCTACCGCGCCTGGGGCGAATACGGCCTCCCCGGCCGCCGCTTCTTCACCCGCGACCACGAAGGTTTTCGCAGTCACAACATCCACATCTACGAAACCGGCTCCCCCGGCGTCGAGCGCCACCTGGCCTTCAGCGCGTACCTACGACACCACGAAGCCGCCCGCCAGGAGTACGAAGCCCTGAAACGCGAAGTCTACGCCCGCCACCCGGCGGACATCGTGGCATACAACGACGGGAAGGATGCCCTGATCAAGCGGCTGGAGGTCGTGGCGGT